The following DNA comes from Enterocloster bolteae.
CCCAGGTAGGAATCGTAGAGTATGCGGCGGAATCGCTCGTTGTGGGAGGTCAGGAAATAATCCTCCCGGCTGTAATTCGCCTGAAGATAGTCTTCTATTTCCACGATGGACATGGTCCGTTTCCCGCCCCTGTAGCCATTGTCCCACATGGGTCCTTTGTGCCAGAAGAAACGGCGGGATATCTCATTGGTGGCTGTCTCCACATCAAAGACAATTCCCACGCACTGGCACTGGCCCGTATCGCTTCGTTTCAGTTCCAACACAATGGTAGAGGAAAAATTCTGGTTGCGCAGATAGGAAAACTCGTTGTTTTCACCGATATTTACCATACCTCTTAAGTATTCAATCAGGCTGCGGTCAGAGTCATCGGCAGCCGCCTTGTTGAAGAAGCCCCTGCCGTCCGTATTGGCATAGAGCACAATCTGCATGGCGTCTATAACCGTGGACTTGCCGCTGCCCGAATGTCCGGTAAAAAAATTAATTTCATCATTAAAGGACAGGGTCCTTTTGGTTATATAGTGCCAGTTATTCAAACATATCCTGGAAAGGGCGAGAAAACGATCGTTTGCTATTTTCTGTTCCATGGTTCTCCTTCCTCTGATGCCATTTCATCCTCTGTCATTTCATCCTCTGTCATTTCATCCTGCGTCATCTCATCCTCCGCCATTCCGTCCTCCGTCATTCCGTCCGTGGCGTCCGGTTCTTCCTCCTCCAAATCAGCTTTCAACTGGACTCCGCTTTCATCCGAATCATCCTCAAAGGAGGAAAGAAGGCAGCGCACATCGTCTCCCATGAGCACTACGTTGATGCAGGGATATATAATCATGCGGCTTTCGCTTTTTAAGTCCTCCAGCAGATCCAAAGGTTCTATAACCTGGTATTTTTTCAGGAGGGTCACTGCCCGGCGGATTTCCGTGGGAGCGGGCTGCTTCTTGAACAGCCTGTAATTGCCCAGCTTTTCGTGGATTTCCCGCAGAGATGTATAGACATTGACACTGGTGGAAACGCTTTCCATCTGTTCATCGTATATCAGCTTCAGCACCAGCAGATACAGGGTGGCCAGGCGGGGCAGCTTGTCTCCCACCACAGTTTCACCCTGGATGTACATGACGCCCATCTGGCTGTTTTCGCGCAGCTCCACTCCGCTGATGGCAAAATAATTCTTCATAAATTCCAGGTGTTTGCTGCATACCCGGTAATCTCTGTTGTACTGGAATCTTCCGGTGCGCTTGTCATATTTGTGTTCCAGTATAAAGGTCTGGCGCCACAGGAGACGGATGATTTCCGTCACTTCCATCTGCTCCGACTGCATCAGATTGTCGTAGTAAGGAACGCCGTTTCCGGTGTATCCGGCCGCCGGCGCGATGTCTGTCATGCTGTTTTCCAATTCCATGTTTTCCACTATCTTGCCCTCCTGACAAATACCAGCCGCGGATAGGTATAGCCTTTGCAGTGCACCATTTCCGAATCTTCCTCTTCCACCTTATAAGGACTCTTTCTCCTGGTGGAATAGTCATAGGCCAGTATCAGTTTTTCAAAGTCCTGGTCCGAATGTATGGTTTGTTCGTCCACCACCATTTTTCCCTCTGTCATGCTGCCTTCTATAAAGGCTTCAATCTCCTTCTGGCTGTAACGGTTCCTGACCTTGTTCAGGTTCAGAACTTCCTCCATGGACAGTTCCTCGGATTCTTCCTCATCCTTTAACTGTTCTGTAAAGTCTGCCTTGGTCTTACGCCGTTTGTACAGGGATTTTTCTGACAATATGGTCATCTGGGACAGGTTCATCCTGGCGCTTACAGATGCCAGCTCCTCTTCCGGGCAGCCGTATTCCGAAAGATGGTTTAAAAGCCTGATTACAAGCCCCTTCATGTTGTCCTCCTGGTTTAACAGGTAGTTGAGGCGTGTGACGGTTGCCTTGACATAACGGGAGTGCTCCTTGTCCATGTTGGAGATGCGGTGTTCTATATCATCGAACCCGCGCTCCAGCTGGTCCAGCTTCTCCACAATATCGTATTCTGTCAGGGGGGCCTTTTTCTGGCCTCTGGCTGAAGCCGCGCTTTTTGCGCACATTTTATTTATCCAGGAACTGTCCTCCCGCATGGCGGCTATCCAGGATTTAATATCTGTCTTGTAGAGATAAAAATTGTCCGAGGTCTTTAATATATGATATTTTTTATTGACGATTTCCGTCACGTATCCTTCCAGGTGCTCCTTTAACAGGGTCCCGTAATTTTTTTGTTCCAGCAGGCTGCCAAAGAACTTATCCATATTGTGCAGCATGTCCTGAAGGGACTTGTTCAGTTTTTTCGTATTTATGAGAGCCGTATTTAGCAGGCTGACGCTGGAGCGGGGGTCGTTTTTCAGAGAAAATAGAATGGCATAGACATTCTGGATATAAACCTGGGTCTCATCCTCATCATCGCCTAATAAACGTGAAAATGCCTCAATCATCACCGCGGCGTAATCCGGAATGACGATGTTGACCGTCATGCTGGCGTAATCATCCACCTTGCGGAGCCAGCCGGTCCTCAGGAGCCAGTTAAGAACCCTGGTGGCAGGCGGTTCCAGTTCATCCCAGTCATCCTCGGTCTCGTCCTGCCATATGACATATTTTTTCTGGGAGAAATATTCACTTAAAAGCTGGATGCAGACTTCCCTGCTGAGAAAGTAATTGCTGTACTCATACTCCTCGTTGATTTTAAGAAGTGCCTCTATGTAAGTAGACCGGTTGACAGAGCGGAACAGGCTCCAGAACCGGTCTGGTATTTCATTCATCAGTATCATTTACAAACCTCCGTATTTCCCTATCATTATAACAGGAAACACCGGAAGTGACAATCAGAAATCATTGGCCCCGCCATCTCCTGACTCCCGGAGCCAGGCTTTCAGATATCCGAGAAGGACAGGCTGGATGTCAGGATAAGTCCAGTTGGCGGGCGGTTCCCTAAACAGTGCGGTGCGGGCTATCTCATACCCCTCCGGTATGGGGCCCAGCTCTGTAATGTCGCCGTAATAGAGCATTCCGTAGCTTATCCCAGGCGTATCAGGGTCTCCAGCGGTCTCACGGACCGAATATGCGCTTAACGGCGTCAGGGTGAAGCCCACTGCACCGGTCTCTTCGTATAATTCCCTGCGGGCCGTGTGTTCTATCTTTTCCCCTGCTTCCCTGCGGCCTCCGGGACACTCGTAGGTATCCCGATCCCTGTGCTGGCAGAACAGCCATTTCCCCTGGTATCTGGACAGGATGACTGCAAACTTCAGCAGGGAATCATCCACTGTGTTGTGAAATTCGACGCTTATCATGTGGTATCCTCCTTATCAGGAATGTACGGCGTGTGTGATTGGGATTGTTATAATGCTTAAACAGCCAGTCTCCCGGCAAAGGTTTTCATTCGTTATCATGGTCCAGTCCAAGGTAAAGAAGCAGTCCTATGGAAAAAAACAGGATATGGGGGATAACGGAAAAGGACATGCGCCAAATCCACAGGGGGGCTCCCGGGAATAACGGAAGGGGGACAAACAGCCACAGCATA
Coding sequences within:
- a CDS encoding DUF4194 domain-containing protein — translated: MENMELENSMTDIAPAAGYTGNGVPYYDNLMQSEQMEVTEIIRLLWRQTFILEHKYDKRTGRFQYNRDYRVCSKHLEFMKNYFAISGVELRENSQMGVMYIQGETVVGDKLPRLATLYLLVLKLIYDEQMESVSTSVNVYTSLREIHEKLGNYRLFKKQPAPTEIRRAVTLLKKYQVIEPLDLLEDLKSESRMIIYPCINVVLMGDDVRCLLSSFEDDSDESGVQLKADLEEEEPDATDGMTEDGMAEDEMTQDEMTEDEMTEDEMASEEGEPWNRK
- a CDS encoding Wadjet anti-phage system protein JetA family protein, with the protein product MILMNEIPDRFWSLFRSVNRSTYIEALLKINEEYEYSNYFLSREVCIQLLSEYFSQKKYVIWQDETEDDWDELEPPATRVLNWLLRTGWLRKVDDYASMTVNIVIPDYAAVMIEAFSRLLGDDEDETQVYIQNVYAILFSLKNDPRSSVSLLNTALINTKKLNKSLQDMLHNMDKFFGSLLEQKNYGTLLKEHLEGYVTEIVNKKYHILKTSDNFYLYKTDIKSWIAAMREDSSWINKMCAKSAASARGQKKAPLTEYDIVEKLDQLERGFDDIEHRISNMDKEHSRYVKATVTRLNYLLNQEDNMKGLVIRLLNHLSEYGCPEEELASVSARMNLSQMTILSEKSLYKRRKTKADFTEQLKDEEESEELSMEEVLNLNKVRNRYSQKEIEAFIEGSMTEGKMVVDEQTIHSDQDFEKLILAYDYSTRRKSPYKVEEEDSEMVHCKGYTYPRLVFVRRAR
- a CDS encoding NUDIX hydrolase — translated: MISVEFHNTVDDSLLKFAVILSRYQGKWLFCQHRDRDTYECPGGRREAGEKIEHTARRELYEETGAVGFTLTPLSAYSVRETAGDPDTPGISYGMLYYGDITELGPIPEGYEIARTALFREPPANWTYPDIQPVLLGYLKAWLRESGDGGANDF